From the Variovorax paradoxus genome, the window CGGCGACATCCTCGTGGTCGACGACGAGCTGGCGCTGCTCGAAGGCCGCGGCATGGCCAACCCCGCGACGCGCTTCCACATGTGGGTGTACCGCGCGCGGCCCGATGTGGCCTGCATCATCCACACGCATCCGCCAGCCACTTCGGCGCTGTCGATGATCGAGGAGCCGCTGGTGGTCGCGCACATGGACCAGACGCCGTTCTTCAACGACTGCGCCTTCCTCAAGGAGTGGCCCGGCCTGCCGATCGCCGACGACGAAGGCGTGGTGATCTCCGCGGCGCTGGGCGGCAAGCGGAGCATCCTGCTGGCGCACCACGGCCTGCTGACCGCGTGCGCGACGCTCGAGGAATCCACCTACATGGCGGTGCTGCTGGAGCAGGCCGCGCGGCGCCAGCTGATGGCGGCGGCCGCCGGCACGGTGCATCCGGTGGCGGACGCGCTCGCGCAGGAGTCGCACGACTTCCTGCTGAAGCCGAGCATCGTCAACGCGACGTTCGCGATGTACGCCCGCCGCGTGCTGCGGGCGGGGCATCCGCAGGACGACTTCCTGGCCGACCCGGGCGGCTAGCCAGCTGGCGCGAAACGGCGCGCTACTTGCCGACGAGCTGCGTGAGCTTCTCCGCCTCGAAGCTCTCGTCGCGCGCCGCATCGCACGGCACGCAGTCCTTGCTGCCCGGCTGCGCCGAGAGCTTCTCGATGGCCTGCCACAGCAGCGCGATCTGGTGTTCCTGGCTCGAGGCGTTGTCGATCAGCCCGCGCATGGCCTGGCTCAGCGGGTCGTCTTCCTGCGTGATGCCGTATGCGGAAAACTTCTGCGGGGCCACCACGTCGGCGCTCTCCCCGCTCTTCGAGGGAATGATGCGCGCGGGAATGCCGACCGCAGTGGCGCCCGCCGGCACCGGCTTGATGACCACCGCGTTGCTGCCGATCTTGGCGCCGTCGCCCACGACGAAGCCTCCCAGCACCTTGGCGCCGGCGCTCACCACCACGTTGCGGCCCAGCGTCGGATGGCGCTTCTCACCCTTGTAGAGCGAGGTGCCGCCGAGCGTCACGCCCTGGTAGATGGTGCAGCCGTCGCCGATCTCGGCGGTCTCGCCGACCACCACGCCCATGGCATGGTCGAAGAACACCCGCTCGCCGATCCTGGCCGCGGGGTGGATCTCGATGCCGGTGAGCCCGCGCGCCACGTGCGCGATGAAGCGCGCCGGCCACTTGAAGCCATGGGTCCAACAGGCATGCGCCCAGCGATGCAGCACCACGGCATGGAAGCCGGGGTAGACCGTGATCACTTCCCAGGCACTGCGGGCGGCCGGGTCGCGTTCGAGGATGCACCGGATATCGGCGCGCACGCGAGAGAACATCGCTGACTACTTCTCGTTATTTGGTTATGTCGACGGGGGGCGCAGTCTATAGCCCGATGTCATCGCATACGTGCAATGGGGTCTTGGTCGGGGTCCTGGGGTGCCGGCTGCTGCGGCGAGCCGTTGCCGCGCGGTGGCTTCGTCGCATCGCTCATGGCCTTCGCGATGCCGCGCAGGATGTGGATCTCCTCCGGCGTGGGCTGCGCCCGGTTGAAGAGCTGCTGCAGCCGCGGCATGAGCTTCTTGGGCGCGGCGGGGTCGAGGAAGCCGATGTCCACCAGCGAGCGTTCCCAGTGCTCGAGCATGCCGGCCACGGCCTGGGCATCGGCGGCCTGCACCGGGTTGACCGCTTCGCGCACCTCGTAGCCGCCGAGTGCCAGCCGCCATTCGTAGGCAATGACCTGGATCGCCGCGCCGAGGTTGAGCGAGCCGAACTTCGGATCGGTCGGGATGCTCAATGCCACGTTGCACCGGTAAACGTCTTCGTTTCGCATGCCGAAACGTTCGGAGCCGAACAGGAAGGCGACATGCTGGTCGTCCTGCTGGCCAAGCGGCACCAGGTGCTCGCGCGGCGTGCGCGTGGGCGGGCCGAAATCGCGCGGGATCATGGCGGTGGCGCACAGGTGGGTCACGCCGTCGAGGGCCTCGCCGAGCGTCTCGACGATGCGCGCGTTGGCCAGCACGTCGAGCGCGCCGCTGGCGCGCTGGATGGTTTCCTCGCGCCGCAGCACGTTCGCCCAGCGCGGCGCCACCAGCACGAGGTCGGTGAAACCCATGGTCTTCATGGCGCGGGCGGCTGCGCCCACATTGCCGGCGTGGCTGGTCTGGATCAGGATGAAACGGGTGCGCATGGCGGGTTGGGGAGACACGAACGGGCGGAGCCGGTAAAATCCCCCGATTCTCGCCGCCCGCATCGCCGGGCCGCTCACGGGGCGCCAAGCCCCTTCCCCCGTTCTTCTCACAATCCAATGTCGTCCCCCAACCTGCATCCCATGCTCAATGTGGCCGTCAAGGCCGCACGCGCCGCCGGCGCGATCATCAACCGCGCTGCCCTCGACGTCGAGGCCGTGCGCATCTCCCAGAAGCAGGTCAATGACTTCGTCACCGAAGTCGATCACGCCAGCGAGAAAGCGATCATCGAGACGCTGCTCGGCGCGTACCCGGGGCACGGCATCCTGGCCGAGGAATCGGGCTCCGAGTACGGCGCCAAGGATTCCGACTACGTCTGGATCATCGATCCGCTCGACGGCACCACCAACTTCATCCACGGCTTCCCGGTGTACTGCGTGTCCATC encodes:
- a CDS encoding aldolase, which codes for MNAPDRAQLRDTVNATLGSPLRPAPEWTLAQKMAIACRYLAQQEHCETLAGQMTVRLGEGRFATTPLGVSFDEMRPGDILVVDDELALLEGRGMANPATRFHMWVYRARPDVACIIHTHPPATSALSMIEEPLVVAHMDQTPFFNDCAFLKEWPGLPIADDEGVVISAALGGKRSILLAHHGLLTACATLEESTYMAVLLEQAARRQLMAAAAGTVHPVADALAQESHDFLLKPSIVNATFAMYARRVLRAGHPQDDFLADPGG
- the cysE gene encoding serine O-acetyltransferase, whose protein sequence is MFSRVRADIRCILERDPAARSAWEVITVYPGFHAVVLHRWAHACWTHGFKWPARFIAHVARGLTGIEIHPAARIGERVFFDHAMGVVVGETAEIGDGCTIYQGVTLGGTSLYKGEKRHPTLGRNVVVSAGAKVLGGFVVGDGAKIGSNAVVIKPVPAGATAVGIPARIIPSKSGESADVVAPQKFSAYGITQEDDPLSQAMRGLIDNASSQEHQIALLWQAIEKLSAQPGSKDCVPCDAARDESFEAEKLTQLVGK
- a CDS encoding RNA methyltransferase, whose protein sequence is MRTRFILIQTSHAGNVGAAARAMKTMGFTDLVLVAPRWANVLRREETIQRASGALDVLANARIVETLGEALDGVTHLCATAMIPRDFGPPTRTPREHLVPLGQQDDQHVAFLFGSERFGMRNEDVYRCNVALSIPTDPKFGSLNLGAAIQVIAYEWRLALGGYEVREAVNPVQAADAQAVAGMLEHWERSLVDIGFLDPAAPKKLMPRLQQLFNRAQPTPEEIHILRGIAKAMSDATKPPRGNGSPQQPAPQDPDQDPIARMR